A stretch of the Porifericola rhodea genome encodes the following:
- a CDS encoding OB-fold-containig protein — protein MNDLFNAAIAAPNLLPTALLIFVMVYWIIVIIGAVDVDAIDIDVDMDTDVDGEISVSWLNNLLSFFNLGQVPFMIFMTFLVVPLWSGSVMTNYYLNNQSLLLGLLILVPLLILSAFIAKVATQPFTKLFNHLENSIDGGERQIGKICTLITSADDARAGQAKVDTGGAPLLLNVITDEGTSMFSGDTAIVLEYLADRNVYLIEPYIA, from the coding sequence ATGAATGATCTTTTCAACGCCGCCATTGCCGCACCTAACTTATTACCTACTGCCTTACTTATTTTTGTAATGGTATACTGGATAATTGTAATCATTGGTGCTGTTGATGTAGATGCCATAGACATAGATGTGGATATGGACACGGACGTTGATGGAGAGATTTCGGTATCCTGGCTTAATAATTTATTGTCGTTTTTTAATTTAGGCCAGGTACCTTTCATGATTTTCATGACCTTTCTGGTAGTCCCCTTATGGTCAGGCTCGGTCATGACCAATTATTATCTGAACAATCAATCTCTGCTACTTGGATTACTAATCCTTGTTCCTCTTCTTATATTAAGTGCATTTATAGCTAAGGTTGCTACTCAGCCTTTTACGAAGCTTTTCAACCATCTGGAAAACAGCATTGATGGTGGAGAAAGACAAATCGGTAAAATATGCACGCTTATTACCTCAGCAGATGATGCCAGAGCCGGGCAAGCTAAAGTTGATACCGGTGGGGCTCCGCTCCTACTCAACGTAATTACTGACGAAGGCACCAGCATGTTCAGTGGCGACACCGCCATAGTACTGGAGTATTTGGCAGATAGAAATGTCTACCTCATAGAGCCTTACATTGCATAA
- a CDS encoding PspA/IM30 family protein — MNIFRRILKVGQAEAHSAINHLEDPIKLTEQGIRDMRGDLDKALHALAEVKALAIRTQRELNQQQDVSKQYEQKAILLLQKAQKNELDATEADRLAAEALNKKEHADQQVRNLATEKKKYDESVLKLEHNINTLKSNISQWENELRTLKARMKVSTATKTMNKQLAKIDTSSTVSMLERMKNKVEQEEALAQSYGEIAAEPKSLDDEIDQALESEQASSSQKLQDLKQKLGINPNTP, encoded by the coding sequence ATGAACATTTTCAGAAGAATACTCAAAGTAGGACAAGCAGAAGCACATTCTGCCATCAACCACCTGGAAGACCCTATTAAACTTACTGAACAGGGAATTCGCGATATGCGAGGCGATCTTGATAAAGCCTTACACGCTCTGGCTGAAGTGAAAGCACTAGCTATACGCACACAACGTGAACTTAACCAACAGCAAGATGTAAGCAAACAATATGAGCAGAAGGCAATATTGCTGCTTCAGAAAGCTCAGAAAAATGAGTTAGATGCCACGGAGGCTGATCGTCTAGCAGCAGAAGCTTTAAATAAAAAAGAGCATGCTGATCAACAAGTAAGGAATCTGGCTACAGAAAAGAAAAAATATGATGAATCCGTGTTAAAATTGGAACATAATATTAATACGCTAAAATCAAATATTAGCCAGTGGGAAAATGAACTTCGCACACTCAAAGCTCGCATGAAGGTAAGTACTGCCACTAAAACAATGAATAAGCAGTTGGCTAAAATTGATACTTCCAGTACCGTTTCTATGCTGGAGCGCATGAAAAATAAAGTAGAGCAGGAAGAAGCTTTAGCACAGTCATACGGAGAAATAGCTGCTGAACCTAAGTCACTGGACGATGAAATTGACCAGGCATTGGAGAGCGAGCAGGCTTCCTCCTCTCAAAAGCTACAGGACCTTAAACAAAAACTAGGTATTAACCCTAACACTCCATAG
- a CDS encoding M16 family metallopeptidase, which yields MKKHINFNLLSLCILLSLLFGYAHAQDTENVTGEALPSDLSTEIPLDSKIIKGKLDNGLTYYIRQNSRPENRVELRLALNAGSLMEDDDQLGLAHFTEHMAFNGTKSFEKNELINVLQMAGVKFGAHLNAYTSFDETVYMLTVPTADTTLEKSLQILEDWADGISFEDEEIDKERGVVIEEWRLGQGAQRRMLDEFLPVLLADSRYESRLPIGTKDILENFDYQTLKRFYTDWYRPDLMAVVVVGDIDPSAMEKEIKARFGDLKAPAKPKERQLYDVPAHQDSKVVVVTDKEATFNQIQLFFKEEQMPKTEETYNDYLKMTKHNLFTGMLSQRLNELTQAADPPFMNVGAYYGSVVRAVNAFQQYAIVPENGIERGLRVMLEENEKVKRYGFTETELERYKKRMLSNYEKAYKEREKTESSSYAGEYVRNFLEQEPVPGIAFEYQFVQQFLDKISLEDVNALAGEWMTDKNMVAVVMAPEKEGVSVPSQDEVKSIIESMEGIEVEAYKDEEIASSLIEDVPAPAKITNEKNIDEIGVTELTFANGVKAVLKPTDFKDDEILMTAYSPGGHSVYSDDVYFSAANADGIVQQSGVGDFSNVALQKFLSDKNANASPYIGSLKEGFSGSATPKDFETMLQLIHLYFTAPRSDEASFQSYISKYKAIYQNLLSNPQYFYQDKVMRIMSQNHPRGGGFPSEEDWNSVGFDEAMKMYKERFSNAADFTFFFVGNIDVDKIKPQLATYLGALPATNQQESWKDVGIRPPEGVVEEKVMKGTDPKSMVRISFTGEMAYSKEEAYEVNSLVQALNIKLIEEIREKKSGVYGIGANASVSKYPYEHYTITISFPCAPENVEDLSKAVFDEIQKIKDNGPTQADLMKVKETQRREMEVNLKQNNYWLSALEAAYFTGADPVNIVQYEDKIEGLNIKSLKETANKYFNFDQYVKIVLYPEEGAAEESGQ from the coding sequence ATGAAAAAACACATCAACTTTAACCTATTGAGTCTGTGTATACTTCTCAGTCTTTTGTTTGGCTATGCCCATGCTCAGGATACCGAAAATGTTACTGGCGAGGCTCTTCCCTCTGACCTAAGTACAGAAATACCGCTGGACTCCAAGATTATCAAAGGAAAACTTGATAATGGCCTGACTTACTATATTCGTCAAAACTCAAGACCCGAGAATAGGGTAGAACTTAGGCTAGCGCTAAATGCAGGTTCACTTATGGAAGATGATGACCAGCTTGGTTTGGCCCACTTTACTGAGCATATGGCATTTAACGGAACCAAAAGTTTTGAAAAGAATGAGTTGATAAATGTGCTGCAAATGGCAGGGGTTAAGTTTGGCGCACACTTAAATGCTTATACAAGCTTTGATGAAACTGTGTATATGCTTACTGTACCTACCGCAGATACCACATTAGAAAAATCTTTGCAGATATTGGAAGATTGGGCAGACGGGATCTCATTTGAAGATGAAGAAATTGACAAAGAAAGAGGAGTAGTGATAGAAGAGTGGCGTTTGGGGCAAGGTGCACAACGCAGAATGCTGGATGAGTTTTTACCGGTACTACTGGCGGATTCTCGCTACGAAAGTCGCCTGCCCATTGGTACTAAAGATATTCTTGAAAATTTTGACTATCAGACACTCAAGCGTTTCTATACAGATTGGTACCGTCCTGACCTGATGGCAGTAGTAGTAGTAGGAGACATTGACCCTTCTGCTATGGAAAAAGAGATTAAAGCCAGATTTGGCGACCTGAAAGCTCCTGCAAAACCTAAAGAAAGGCAATTGTATGATGTGCCTGCGCATCAGGACAGTAAGGTGGTGGTAGTGACTGATAAAGAAGCGACTTTCAATCAGATACAGCTTTTCTTTAAAGAAGAGCAGATGCCTAAGACTGAAGAGACTTATAATGACTACCTGAAGATGACAAAGCATAACCTTTTTACGGGTATGCTGAGTCAGCGTCTAAATGAGCTAACCCAGGCCGCTGACCCTCCCTTTATGAATGTGGGAGCTTATTATGGTAGTGTGGTGAGAGCTGTAAATGCTTTTCAGCAATATGCTATAGTTCCAGAAAATGGAATAGAAAGAGGGCTGCGAGTGATGCTGGAAGAAAACGAAAAAGTTAAACGATACGGATTTACCGAGACTGAGCTGGAGCGCTACAAAAAACGTATGCTTAGCAATTACGAAAAAGCATACAAAGAACGCGAAAAGACAGAGTCTTCTAGCTATGCTGGAGAGTATGTAAGAAACTTTTTAGAGCAAGAACCGGTGCCGGGTATTGCTTTTGAGTATCAGTTCGTACAGCAGTTTCTGGATAAAATCAGTCTGGAAGATGTAAATGCTTTAGCTGGTGAGTGGATGACGGACAAAAATATGGTAGCTGTAGTGATGGCTCCTGAGAAAGAGGGCGTTTCGGTGCCTAGCCAGGATGAGGTGAAAAGTATTATTGAAAGCATGGAAGGGATTGAGGTAGAAGCTTACAAAGATGAAGAAATAGCCTCTTCACTTATTGAAGATGTACCTGCACCTGCTAAAATTACAAATGAAAAAAACATAGATGAGATAGGGGTTACAGAACTAACTTTTGCTAATGGAGTAAAAGCTGTACTAAAACCGACCGACTTCAAGGATGATGAAATACTGATGACAGCTTACAGCCCAGGAGGACATTCTGTGTATAGTGATGATGTGTATTTTTCTGCTGCTAATGCTGACGGTATCGTGCAGCAGAGTGGAGTGGGAGACTTCTCTAATGTGGCATTACAAAAATTTCTATCAGATAAAAATGCTAATGCCAGTCCATACATTGGTTCATTAAAAGAAGGTTTTTCAGGTAGCGCCACTCCCAAAGATTTTGAGACGATGTTGCAGTTAATACATTTATATTTTACTGCTCCTCGTAGTGATGAGGCCTCATTTCAGTCATATATAAGCAAGTACAAAGCAATCTATCAAAATCTGCTCTCAAATCCACAGTATTTTTATCAGGATAAGGTGATGCGTATTATGTCTCAAAACCATCCGAGAGGAGGAGGTTTTCCTAGCGAGGAAGACTGGAATAGTGTAGGTTTTGATGAGGCGATGAAAATGTACAAAGAGAGGTTCTCAAATGCGGCTGACTTTACCTTTTTCTTTGTTGGTAATATTGATGTAGATAAAATTAAGCCACAGCTTGCTACTTATTTAGGAGCCTTACCTGCAACAAACCAACAAGAGAGCTGGAAAGATGTAGGTATCCGTCCTCCCGAAGGCGTAGTTGAAGAAAAAGTCATGAAAGGCACTGACCCTAAAAGTATGGTGCGCATATCCTTTACCGGAGAGATGGCTTATAGCAAAGAGGAAGCCTACGAAGTAAACTCATTAGTGCAGGCGCTTAACATCAAATTGATAGAAGAGATTAGAGAAAAGAAAAGTGGAGTATATGGTATCGGTGCCAATGCTAGTGTATCAAAATACCCTTATGAACATTATACAATCACAATCTCCTTCCCCTGTGCTCCAGAAAATGTAGAAGATCTGAGCAAAGCAGTCTTTGACGAAATACAAAAAATTAAAGACAATGGCCCTACTCAGGCAGA
- a CDS encoding YbjN domain-containing protein, whose product MNTYYTKVKNYLTELNYEIVEENEAEGILIIDNEETGVSHMVLCCAEPILIIEQYLCEIKQVSLETYRLLLQKNRDIIHGAFALDQSGTKLIFRDTLVLDTLDLDELESTFNSLGLLLSEFTQQIIEISSEN is encoded by the coding sequence ATGAACACCTACTACACTAAAGTTAAAAACTACCTTACCGAACTCAATTACGAAATAGTTGAGGAAAACGAAGCTGAGGGCATACTCATCATAGATAATGAAGAGACCGGCGTAAGCCATATGGTACTATGCTGTGCCGAGCCCATATTAATTATTGAGCAGTATCTCTGCGAAATTAAGCAGGTAAGCCTGGAGACTTATCGCTTACTACTACAAAAAAACCGGGATATTATTCATGGGGCCTTTGCCCTGGATCAGTCTGGTACTAAGCTCATCTTTAGAGATACCCTGGTACTAGACACACTGGACCTTGATGAACTGGAATCAACTTTCAATTCCTTAGGGCTGCTATTGAGTGAGTTTACTCAACAAATTATTGAAATATCTAGTGAAAATTAA
- a CDS encoding NYN domain-containing protein has protein sequence MNNSPEVKIHQSVAILVDGNNIEISLHNLFNSDDIMINFDTLIPKLLDGRGLNRLIYFREGESISHKLADRLHKYYYGSVVPCYKGADIPLSIKATQLAHKVDTIIILSGDADYVELVRHLKSEGVRVEIAAVEQTTADILVEEADYFTAIVKDDCFEYKPVGKK, from the coding sequence ATGAACAACTCTCCCGAAGTTAAGATACATCAATCTGTGGCCATACTTGTAGACGGCAACAACATAGAAATAAGCCTGCATAACCTTTTTAATAGCGACGATATCATGATTAACTTTGATACGCTTATCCCCAAACTACTGGATGGTAGAGGGCTCAACCGTCTTATCTATTTTAGGGAAGGAGAGAGCATTTCACATAAACTCGCCGATCGTTTACACAAATATTATTATGGTTCTGTAGTACCCTGCTACAAAGGAGCAGACATACCATTAAGCATTAAAGCTACCCAACTAGCCCATAAAGTGGACACTATTATTATCCTCTCCGGTGATGCTGACTACGTAGAATTGGTAAGGCACCTAAAATCTGAAGGAGTGCGGGTAGAAATAGCTGCAGTGGAACAAACCACCGCCGACATATTGGTAGAAGAAGCAGATTATTTTACTGCTATCGTTAAAGATGATTGCTTTGAGTACAAGCCCGTCGGTAAAAAGTAA
- a CDS encoding XRE family transcriptional regulator, with product MSTIGKNIKKIRAVKKISQAAFAEMFNLSRGTVGSYEEERAEPKIETIIQIAQKFGLSIDILLTKELTVNELFKFDLFKHEKSAKPAEADVDKDSREDATPLVRSSQYIEYVVNHQNKDFINRLPFVRLPDTTQKKSRAFEVQDDSMRWLDTGLHVGDVLSCCPLEVDFKDKLKEGQVYVLVVQEGIYVRRYKHTKEQLYFVADNSQHPPIVVDSTEVSELWKVEGFYSTYLNPPLLIEERVSKLEQKMAEIEKRLTER from the coding sequence ATGTCTACAATCGGAAAAAACATTAAGAAAATAAGAGCAGTGAAGAAGATTAGTCAGGCTGCTTTTGCAGAAATGTTTAATCTATCCAGAGGAACAGTAGGTTCTTATGAAGAAGAGCGGGCCGAACCCAAGATTGAAACTATCATACAGATTGCTCAAAAGTTTGGCTTATCTATAGACATATTGTTAACTAAAGAACTGACGGTAAATGAGCTGTTCAAATTTGATCTCTTCAAACATGAGAAGAGTGCCAAGCCTGCTGAGGCAGATGTAGATAAAGATAGTCGGGAAGATGCCACACCTTTAGTAAGAAGTTCGCAGTATATTGAGTATGTCGTAAACCATCAGAATAAGGATTTTATCAACCGTCTGCCTTTTGTTCGTTTGCCGGACACTACTCAAAAAAAGTCTCGGGCTTTTGAGGTACAGGACGATAGCATGCGATGGCTGGATACAGGCCTGCATGTTGGCGATGTGCTCTCATGCTGCCCCCTAGAAGTAGATTTTAAAGATAAGCTGAAAGAAGGGCAAGTGTATGTGCTGGTGGTACAGGAAGGAATTTATGTTCGCCGATACAAACACACGAAAGAACAGTTATATTTTGTAGCAGATAATTCGCAGCACCCCCCTATAGTAGTAGACAGTACAGAGGTATCAGAGTTGTGGAAAGTAGAAGGTTTCTATAGTACTTATCTCAACCCACCACTATTAATTGAAGAGAGAGTATCCAAGCTAGAACAAAAAATGGCTGAAATTGAAAAGAGACTGACCGAACGCTAA
- a CDS encoding PAS domain S-box protein: MRNLELESNYEQLNQLSKEELIDIIQQRSPFYSADKEQAVYSFYQQIFEASPDALLLIHQDSKQVLMCNEEAKVMFELNDKSELVGRHEYQFHKASANHDKWKRFRDNSSEVAYVSLKNRIFWGLREARQVQIEGETYELVRITDITARKETERRLAFDKARLKMLVEYTDDLVWSIDKHHYVTEFNAKAQREATKFAGVQIELNKQFFPAYGASRSSVESNWRNYFSRVLAGEKFTVQYFFHFAGQDFYYEFHFHPILNRQKVAGATIFGRDISERKLQEEKLRYTENLYRSVINTQHEMICRFQPDSTISFANHACVRFLGKPIDQLLGKRFLDIIPVNDQPRFIKKLRQIAKDGKPSADKYMLETLEGQRYWHHWTIIPVYNQDGILEEFQAAGLDITSKTIAENKLKTSEERFRTLVMAAPVGIFLTDKEGFCTWTNKKLQEIGHITHEEALGEGIFQNLHPEDKSRLFKSWQLAREKGELFHKTIDCRYLLKSGATKWFYVTFTPLMVEDQRAIGFVGIVEDFTDRKESVIKLKESEEKYKYLFTNNPNPLILLDSATDAILDVNEAAINKYGYSREEFIGMPSLTLLGDGETKHDWQFSERLDNISSSFHKVSRHKTKNGATIYANVQTHIFQQDGGTKELILIEDVTERKQYEDELIATKIELEKALKAKDEFLSVMSHEIRTPLNVIVGLSTLLQQQAHLPAQDETISTLSFSAEHLLSLVNDILDFSKLQAGKILLENIAYDMVELSRRTIRMFKAQAESKGIKLQLEIDDQFPQCLMGDPTRVSQVLNNLLSNAVKFTHKGTVKLILKPNKADRFSIIIKDSGIGMSAEEQQQVFKAFTQANSSTNRKYGGTGLGLTITKKLIALQNGSLQLESKEGEGTTFTVDLPLQEVQGSVCMNSFVQFDKNTLRGLHVLYVEDMEPNQFLMKGFCEYWGIQLQIATNGQEALDILQSTQKFDVILMDIMMPVMDGYETASNIRSIRGEYFKKVPIIAVTASVSNKEQRKYLKYGMNDFVEKPIDSEELAEKLCKNVAKASFHKKETSKASKVGQKNMFALLEEYHQKNPNAYKDLLLTSSEQIKEYRTALMVALEDNNINSFREQAHNLVNVLSHIKQNECIRLLKQSKDRFESDKERLREDLDEAFSQVFAYIDEEGYKK, encoded by the coding sequence ATGAGAAACCTGGAACTGGAATCCAATTACGAGCAATTAAATCAACTAAGTAAAGAAGAGCTGATAGACATCATTCAGCAACGCTCACCCTTTTACAGTGCTGATAAGGAACAAGCGGTTTATTCTTTCTATCAACAAATCTTTGAAGCTTCACCAGATGCCCTCCTGCTCATTCATCAGGATAGTAAGCAGGTTCTCATGTGTAATGAGGAGGCAAAGGTTATGTTTGAGCTAAATGATAAGTCAGAGCTAGTTGGCCGGCATGAGTACCAATTTCATAAAGCCTCAGCCAATCATGATAAGTGGAAAAGGTTTAGGGATAACTCATCCGAAGTAGCCTATGTAAGCTTAAAGAACAGAATTTTCTGGGGGTTAAGGGAGGCCCGACAGGTACAGATAGAAGGCGAAACCTACGAGCTTGTTAGAATTACTGATATTACGGCTCGTAAAGAGACTGAGCGTAGGCTTGCTTTTGACAAGGCACGGCTAAAAATGTTGGTAGAGTATACTGATGATCTGGTTTGGTCTATAGATAAACATCATTACGTTACGGAATTTAACGCAAAGGCGCAGAGGGAGGCAACTAAGTTTGCCGGAGTACAGATTGAGTTAAACAAGCAATTTTTTCCGGCATATGGAGCCTCCAGGTCTAGTGTAGAGTCTAATTGGCGTAATTATTTTAGCAGAGTACTTGCCGGTGAGAAGTTTACAGTACAGTACTTTTTCCATTTTGCCGGGCAAGACTTTTATTATGAGTTTCATTTTCACCCAATACTAAACCGGCAGAAGGTAGCTGGTGCTACTATTTTTGGTAGAGATATATCTGAGCGCAAATTGCAGGAAGAGAAGCTTCGCTATACTGAGAATCTTTACCGTAGTGTAATTAACACTCAGCATGAGATGATTTGCCGCTTTCAGCCTGATAGTACTATCAGCTTTGCTAATCATGCCTGTGTGAGGTTTCTGGGTAAACCTATAGATCAACTTTTAGGGAAGCGCTTTCTGGATATTATACCTGTTAATGATCAGCCACGCTTTATTAAAAAGCTAAGGCAGATTGCTAAAGATGGCAAACCATCTGCTGATAAGTATATGCTGGAAACGCTTGAAGGGCAGAGGTATTGGCATCATTGGACTATTATACCAGTATACAATCAGGATGGAATATTAGAAGAGTTTCAGGCAGCAGGTCTGGATATTACTTCTAAAACCATAGCTGAAAACAAACTCAAGACCAGCGAAGAAAGGTTCCGTACACTGGTAATGGCAGCCCCCGTAGGTATTTTTCTGACAGACAAAGAAGGCTTTTGCACCTGGACCAACAAAAAGCTACAGGAGATTGGTCATATAACTCATGAAGAAGCTCTAGGAGAAGGTATTTTCCAGAACTTACACCCGGAAGACAAAAGCAGATTGTTTAAATCATGGCAACTTGCCAGAGAGAAAGGAGAGCTGTTTCACAAGACAATAGATTGCCGCTATCTTCTTAAATCTGGCGCTACCAAATGGTTTTATGTAACCTTTACGCCGCTGATGGTAGAAGATCAGAGAGCTATCGGCTTCGTAGGTATTGTAGAGGACTTTACAGATCGTAAAGAGTCGGTCATTAAACTGAAAGAGAGCGAAGAAAAATACAAATATCTTTTTACCAACAACCCTAACCCGCTCATATTACTAGATTCTGCTACCGATGCCATACTTGACGTCAACGAGGCTGCTATCAACAAATATGGTTATAGCAGAGAGGAGTTTATAGGCATGCCTTCGCTTACTTTGTTAGGAGATGGAGAAACCAAACACGACTGGCAGTTTTCTGAGCGGCTAGATAACATTTCATCTTCATTTCATAAAGTAAGCAGGCATAAGACTAAAAATGGAGCTACCATCTATGCCAATGTGCAGACGCATATCTTCCAACAGGATGGCGGCACCAAAGAGCTGATTCTTATTGAAGACGTTACTGAAAGAAAGCAGTACGAAGATGAGCTGATAGCCACCAAAATAGAACTGGAGAAAGCTTTAAAAGCTAAAGACGAGTTTCTGTCAGTGATGAGCCATGAGATTAGGACTCCGCTAAATGTGATAGTTGGGTTGTCTACCTTACTGCAGCAACAGGCGCACCTACCAGCTCAGGATGAAACCATCAGCACTTTAAGTTTTTCTGCCGAGCATCTTTTAAGTCTTGTCAATGACATACTGGATTTCTCAAAGCTACAGGCAGGAAAAATATTGCTTGAAAATATTGCCTACGATATGGTAGAGCTCTCGCGCCGTACCATTCGTATGTTTAAAGCCCAGGCCGAAAGTAAAGGCATTAAATTACAACTGGAGATTGATGATCAGTTCCCTCAATGTCTGATGGGAGACCCTACCAGAGTAAGCCAGGTGCTGAACAACCTCTTGAGTAATGCGGTCAAATTTACTCATAAGGGTACTGTAAAGCTGATACTTAAACCAAACAAAGCCGATAGGTTTAGTATTATTATAAAAGATAGTGGTATAGGTATGTCTGCCGAAGAGCAGCAGCAGGTCTTTAAAGCCTTTACACAAGCTAACTCTTCTACCAACAGAAAATATGGAGGAACCGGCCTGGGGCTTACAATTACCAAAAAGCTGATTGCCCTGCAAAACGGTTCATTACAGCTGGAAAGTAAAGAGGGAGAGGGAACTACCTTTACCGTAGATTTACCGCTTCAGGAAGTTCAAGGTTCTGTATGTATGAATAGTTTTGTCCAGTTTGATAAAAACACACTTAGGGGATTGCATGTGCTCTATGTAGAAGATATGGAGCCTAACCAATTTTTAATGAAAGGTTTTTGCGAATATTGGGGAATACAGCTCCAGATCGCTACGAATGGGCAGGAAGCACTAGATATCCTTCAAAGTACTCAAAAGTTTGACGTCATTCTTATGGACATTATGATGCCGGTAATGGATGGCTATGAAACGGCTAGTAATATTAGAAGCATAAGGGGAGAGTACTTTAAGAAGGTTCCCATTATTGCTGTTACTGCGTCTGTATCTAACAAAGAGCAGCGCAAATATCTGAAGTATGGCATGAATGACTTCGTAGAAAAACCCATAGACTCTGAAGAACTGGCTGAGAAACTCTGCAAAAACGTGGCTAAAGCATCATTTCACAAAAAAGAAACTTCAAAAGCAAGCAAAGTAGGGCAGAAGAATATGTTTGCTCTGCTGGAAGAGTACCATCAAAAGAACCCTAATGCCTATAAAGATTTGTTGTTAACTTCTTCTGAGCAAATTAAAGAGTATCGCACGGCTCTTATGGTTGCACTTGAAGATAACAACATTAACTCTTTTAGGGAACAGGCTCATAATCTGGTCAATGTATTGTCGCATATTAAACAGAATGAGTGTATTCGTTTGCTGAAGCAAAGTAAAGATAGATTTGAATCTGATAAGGAGCGTTTGAGAGAGGATTTAGACGAAGCCTTTTCTCAGGTCTTCGCTTATATTGATGAGGAAGGCTATAAAAAGTAA